The Paracoccus liaowanqingii genome window below encodes:
- the uraH gene encoding hydroxyisourate hydrolase produces MAGYLTTHVLDTARGAPAAGMEVVLSRLDGGTRHVLARMRTNADGRTDARILPEEAFVTGTYELEFHAGAWMDATGVLAESPRFLDVIPIRFGMSRDDHYHVPLLVSPFGYSTYRGS; encoded by the coding sequence ATGGCGGGCTATCTGACGACCCATGTTCTGGACACCGCCCGGGGCGCGCCCGCCGCGGGGATGGAGGTGGTGCTGAGCCGCCTCGATGGCGGCACGCGCCACGTACTGGCCCGGATGCGCACCAATGCCGACGGGCGCACCGATGCGCGCATCCTGCCCGAGGAGGCCTTCGTCACCGGTACCTACGAGCTGGAATTCCACGCCGGCGCCTGGATGGATGCGACGGGGGTGCTTGCCGAAAGCCCGCGCTTTCTGGACGTGATCCCGATCCGCTTCGGCATGTCGCGTGACGATCACTACCACGTGCCGCTGCTGGTCTCTCCCTTCGGCTATTCGACCTATCGGGGCAGCTGA
- the xdhA gene encoding xanthine dehydrogenase small subunit has protein sequence MTQLRFLLNDQQVALTEVGASDTLLDHLRLARRLTGTKEGCAEGDCGACTVLLGRLTEGGLVYEPVNACIRLLASCHATHVVTIEHLRGPDGGLHPVQAAMVEHHGSQCGFCTPGIVMALYGLWMTDPQADEAAIEVALQGNICRCTGYQPIITAALAAGAAGGQAQDALARERASVTARLAGMAGGRITLARGADRAIIPADADDLAQVLLDQPQATLVAGGTDVGLWVTKFLRDISPAVFIGHLMKDIRVEDGDLHLGAGVTYSEAAPLIACHIPEAHDYWLRIGGWQVRNMGTIGANIANGSPIGDTPPLLIALGARIVLRRGDARRELPLEDFFLDYGKQDRAPGEFVERIVIPTRAGARIAAYKITKRHDSDITAVAAGLCLEVQGGVITDARLAFGGMAATPKRARAAEAALQGQPFAESSFDAAARALAQDFTPLSDMRASADYRALVARNLLRRFWLEQSDPGLPVRLRQPVGA, from the coding sequence ATGACCCAGCTGCGGTTTCTGCTCAACGACCAACAGGTCGCCCTGACCGAGGTGGGCGCGTCGGACACGCTGCTGGACCATCTGCGCCTGGCCCGCCGCCTGACCGGCACCAAGGAGGGCTGCGCCGAGGGCGATTGCGGCGCCTGCACCGTGCTGCTGGGCCGCCTGACCGAGGGCGGGCTGGTCTACGAGCCGGTGAATGCCTGCATCCGGCTGCTGGCCTCCTGCCACGCCACCCATGTCGTGACGATCGAGCATCTGCGCGGCCCCGACGGCGGGCTGCATCCCGTGCAGGCCGCGATGGTCGAGCATCATGGCAGCCAGTGCGGCTTCTGCACGCCGGGCATCGTCATGGCGCTCTATGGTCTGTGGATGACCGACCCGCAGGCGGACGAGGCCGCCATCGAGGTGGCGCTGCAGGGCAACATCTGCCGCTGCACCGGCTATCAGCCGATCATCACCGCGGCCTTGGCCGCAGGCGCCGCCGGGGGCCAGGCGCAGGACGCGCTGGCCCGCGAACGCGCCTCGGTCACCGCCCGGCTGGCCGGCATGGCGGGCGGGCGGATCACACTGGCGCGCGGCGCCGACCGCGCCATCATCCCCGCTGACGCCGACGATCTGGCGCAGGTCCTGCTGGACCAGCCGCAGGCCACGCTGGTCGCGGGCGGCACCGATGTCGGGCTGTGGGTGACCAAGTTCCTGCGCGACATCAGCCCCGCCGTCTTCATCGGCCACCTGATGAAGGACATCCGCGTCGAGGACGGCGACCTGCATCTTGGCGCGGGCGTCACCTATTCCGAGGCCGCCCCCCTGATCGCCTGCCACATCCCCGAAGCCCATGATTACTGGCTGCGGATCGGCGGCTGGCAGGTGCGCAACATGGGCACGATCGGCGCCAACATCGCCAACGGCTCGCCCATCGGGGACACGCCGCCGCTGCTGATCGCGCTCGGTGCGCGGATCGTGCTGCGGCGCGGGGACGCGCGGCGCGAGCTGCCGCTGGAGGATTTCTTCCTGGACTACGGCAAGCAGGACCGCGCGCCCGGCGAGTTCGTGGAACGGATCGTCATCCCGACCCGGGCAGGCGCGCGCATCGCCGCCTACAAGATCACCAAGCGCCATGACAGCGACATCACGGCGGTGGCGGCGGGCCTGTGCCTCGAGGTGCAAGGCGGGGTGATCACGGACGCCCGGCTGGCCTTCGGCGGCATGGCCGCCACCCCCAAGCGCGCCCGGGCCGCCGAGGCCGCGCTGCAGGGCCAGCCCTTTGCGGAAAGCAGCTTCGACGCCGCCGCCCGCGCGCTGGCGCAGGATTTCACGCCGCTGTCCGACATGCGGGCCAGCGCCGATTACCGTGCCCTGGTGGCGCGCAACCTGCTTCGCCGCTTCTGGCTGGAGCAATCCGATCCCGGCCTGCCCGTGCGGCTGCGCCAACCCGTAGGAGCCTGA
- a CDS encoding LysR family transcriptional regulator: MSYLESLRVFVRVVELGSITAGGRDLRLSPAVASNRIKDLENRFGLRLLNRTTRKLTPTEIGRAFYDHARRVIETLDEAEALIGSFSGKPQGVIRLTAPLGLGRRLIAPLVPPFCAANPGVEIRLRLSDRNVNIVEDAIDLAFFLGEPADSALKWRKIADCPRVLVAAPAYLAREGVPEGPDDLAGHNCLLLRYPRSPEYFWTLQTPEGPRKMMVQGRFDTDDGDVLTGWALDGHGIANRPMYEVAGDLAAGRLVEVLARHRPLPAQFGCLTPHRRLQDPKVRLFADHAVRELRPLF, translated from the coding sequence ATGTCCTATCTGGAAAGCCTGCGCGTCTTCGTGAGGGTGGTCGAGCTGGGCTCGATCACCGCCGGAGGCAGGGATCTGCGCCTTTCCCCGGCAGTTGCCTCGAATCGTATCAAGGATCTTGAAAATCGCTTCGGGCTGCGGCTGCTGAACCGCACCACCCGCAAGCTGACCCCGACCGAGATCGGGCGCGCCTTCTATGACCATGCCCGCCGGGTGATCGAGACGCTGGACGAGGCCGAGGCGCTGATCGGCAGCTTCTCGGGCAAGCCGCAGGGGGTGATCCGGCTGACCGCGCCCCTGGGGCTGGGGCGACGGCTGATCGCGCCGCTGGTCCCGCCCTTCTGCGCGGCCAATCCCGGGGTCGAGATCCGGCTGCGCCTGTCGGACCGCAACGTCAACATCGTCGAGGATGCCATCGACCTGGCCTTCTTCCTGGGCGAGCCCGCGGATTCGGCGCTGAAATGGCGCAAGATCGCGGACTGCCCGCGCGTGCTGGTCGCGGCCCCCGCCTATCTGGCGCGCGAGGGGGTGCCCGAGGGGCCCGACGATCTGGCCGGGCACAACTGCCTGCTGCTGCGCTATCCGCGCAGCCCGGAATATTTCTGGACGCTGCAGACGCCCGAGGGGCCGCGCAAGATGATGGTGCAGGGGCGCTTCGACACCGATGACGGCGACGTGCTGACGGGGTGGGCGCTGGACGGCCACGGGATCGCGAACCGGCCCATGTACGAAGTCGCGGGCGATCTGGCGGCGGGGCGGCTGGTCGAGGTGCTGGCCCGTCACCGCCCCCTGCCCGCCCAGTTCGGCTGCCTGACGCCGCATCGGCGGCTGCAGGACCCCAAGGTGCGGCTGTTCGCCGATCACGCGGTGCGCGAGCTGCGCCCGCTGTTCTGA
- the puuE gene encoding allantoinase PuuE, with translation MRYSRDLRGYGETTPDPRWPGGARIAVQIVLNYEEGGENSIEHGDPASEAFLSEIIGAQPWPGQRHWNMESIYDYGARSGFWRMHRLLKDIPVTVYGVATALERSPEQVAAMQSAGWEIATHGLKWIDYRNVPAEVEADHIAQAVALHTAVTGQRPHGFYQGRTSMNTVALGCEEGGFAYLADTIADELPYWHVHKDRPQLMVPYTMDANDMRFSSGQGFGTGTDFFDYLRDSFDMLYAEGAAGAPKMMSIGLHCRLAGRPGRAMAIQRFLDHARAHEGVWFASRLDIARHWAEEHPYWPRPRPSQMARADFVARFGSIYEHSPVIAERVWDAEMGAVHDSAQGLAARMAQVFRQASEAERLAVLNAHPDLAGKLAQAKRLTSDSSAEQASAGLDALTDAERAGFTQLNEAYMAKHGFPFIIAVRDHDKAGILSAMQARRDNDTATERATAEAQVIRIATLRLQEILS, from the coding sequence ATGCGCTACAGCCGCGATCTGCGAGGATATGGCGAAACCACCCCCGATCCCCGCTGGCCGGGCGGCGCCCGCATCGCGGTCCAGATCGTGCTGAATTACGAGGAGGGCGGCGAGAACAGCATCGAGCATGGCGACCCCGCCTCCGAGGCGTTCCTGTCCGAGATCATCGGCGCGCAACCCTGGCCCGGGCAGCGGCACTGGAACATGGAATCGATCTACGACTACGGCGCGCGCTCGGGCTTCTGGCGGATGCACCGGCTGCTGAAGGACATCCCCGTCACCGTCTACGGCGTGGCCACCGCGCTGGAGCGCAGCCCCGAACAGGTCGCCGCCATGCAGTCCGCCGGGTGGGAGATCGCGACCCACGGGCTGAAATGGATCGACTATCGCAACGTGCCCGCCGAGGTCGAGGCCGACCACATCGCCCAGGCCGTGGCCCTGCACACGGCGGTCACCGGCCAGCGCCCCCATGGCTTCTATCAGGGGCGCACCTCGATGAACACGGTGGCGCTTGGCTGCGAGGAAGGCGGCTTCGCCTATCTGGCCGACACCATCGCGGACGAGCTGCCCTATTGGCATGTCCACAAGGACAGGCCGCAGCTGATGGTGCCCTATACGATGGACGCCAACGACATGCGCTTTTCCAGCGGTCAGGGCTTCGGCACCGGCACCGATTTCTTCGACTACCTCCGCGACAGCTTCGACATGCTTTACGCCGAGGGCGCGGCGGGGGCGCCCAAGATGATGTCCATCGGGTTGCATTGCCGCTTGGCGGGTCGGCCCGGACGCGCCATGGCCATCCAGCGGTTCCTGGACCATGCCCGCGCACATGAGGGGGTCTGGTTCGCCTCGCGCCTGGACATCGCCCGCCACTGGGCCGAGGAACACCCCTATTGGCCCCGCCCCCGCCCCTCGCAGATGGCGCGCGCCGATTTCGTCGCCCGCTTCGGCAGCATCTACGAGCATTCGCCCGTCATCGCCGAACGGGTCTGGGACGCCGAGATGGGGGCCGTCCATGACAGCGCCCAAGGCCTGGCTGCCCGCATGGCGCAGGTCTTCCGGCAGGCCTCCGAGGCCGAGCGGCTGGCGGTGCTGAACGCCCATCCCGATCTGGCCGGAAAGCTGGCGCAGGCGAAGCGCCTGACCTCGGACAGCAGCGCCGAACAGGCCAGCGCGGGGCTGGATGCCCTGACCGACGCCGAGCGCGCCGGGTTCACGCAGCTGAACGAGGCCTACATGGCCAAGCACGGCTTCCCCTTCATCATCGCGGTGCGCGACCATGACAAGGCGGGCATCCTGTCGGCCATGCAGGCGCGCCGGGACAACGACACCGCGACCGAACGCGCCACCGCCGAGGCCCAGGTGATCCGCATCGCCACCCTCCGCCTGCAGGAGATCCTTTCGTGA
- a CDS encoding urate hydroxylase PuuD, whose protein sequence is MIPETVILWEWLAFAVRWTHVITAIAWIGSSFYFIALDLGLQKAPGMPKGAHGEEWQVHGGGFYHVQKYLVAPERMPEHLTWFKWESYATWLSGAALLMVTYWAGANLYLIEPAKADLAIWQGIAISAGSLALGWLIYDGLCKSPLGNRPTVLMGLLFVALVAMGWAYDQIFTGRAALLHLGAFTATIMTANVFLIIMPNQRIVVADLKAGRAPDPKYGKIAKLRSTHNNYLTLPVIFLMLSNHYPLAFASQYNWLIAALIFLMGVTIRHFFNTMHARRGYRWWTWAVTVMLFIGVMWLSALGVNQDSYDEAMARPLTPVEARFAEGPGFDEAANAVIGRCSMCHAREPVWEGIHHAPKGVLLETPADIARAARDIYVQAGLTDAMPPANITGMEDAERDLILRWFRQVGASAVAGL, encoded by the coding sequence ATGATCCCGGAAACCGTCATCCTGTGGGAGTGGCTGGCCTTCGCCGTCCGCTGGACCCATGTCATCACCGCCATCGCCTGGATCGGGTCGTCCTTCTACTTCATCGCGCTGGATCTGGGCCTGCAGAAGGCGCCCGGCATGCCCAAGGGCGCGCATGGCGAGGAATGGCAGGTCCATGGCGGCGGCTTCTACCATGTCCAGAAATACCTGGTCGCGCCCGAGCGGATGCCCGAGCATCTGACCTGGTTCAAATGGGAAAGCTATGCCACCTGGCTGTCGGGCGCGGCGCTGTTGATGGTCACCTACTGGGCGGGCGCGAACCTGTACCTGATCGAGCCCGCCAAGGCCGATCTGGCCATCTGGCAGGGCATCGCGATCTCGGCCGGGTCGCTGGCCCTGGGCTGGCTGATCTATGACGGGCTGTGCAAGTCGCCCTTGGGCAACCGGCCCACGGTGCTGATGGGGCTGCTGTTCGTGGCGCTGGTGGCGATGGGCTGGGCCTATGACCAGATCTTCACGGGCCGGGCGGCGCTGCTGCATCTGGGCGCCTTCACCGCGACGATCATGACCGCGAACGTGTTCCTGATCATCATGCCCAACCAGCGCATCGTGGTGGCCGACCTCAAGGCGGGCCGCGCGCCCGATCCGAAATACGGCAAGATCGCCAAGCTGCGGTCCACCCACAACAACTACCTGACGCTGCCCGTGATCTTCCTGATGCTGTCGAACCACTACCCCCTGGCCTTCGCCAGCCAGTACAACTGGCTGATCGCGGCGCTGATCTTCCTGATGGGGGTGACGATCCGGCATTTCTTCAACACCATGCATGCCCGCAGGGGCTATCGCTGGTGGACCTGGGCGGTGACGGTGATGCTGTTCATCGGGGTCATGTGGCTGTCGGCCCTGGGCGTGAACCAGGACAGCTATGACGAAGCGATGGCCCGCCCGCTGACGCCGGTCGAGGCGCGCTTCGCCGAGGGTCCGGGCTTTGACGAGGCCGCCAATGCCGTGATCGGCCGCTGCTCGATGTGCCATGCCCGCGAGCCGGTCTGGGAGGGGATCCATCACGCCCCCAAGGGGGTGCTGCTGGAAACGCCCGCTGACATCGCCCGCGCCGCGCGCGACATCTATGTCCAGGCCGGGCTGACCGACGCGATGCCCCCCGCCAACATCACCGGAATGGAGGATGCCGAGCGCGACCTGATCCTGCGCTGGTTCCGGCAGGTCGGCGCATCCGCGGTCGCGGGGCTCTAG
- a CDS encoding NCS2 family permease — protein MDRYFKLSDKGTSVRTEVIAGITTFLTMAYIIFVNPDILATTGMDRDAVFVATCLAAALGSLIMGLWANWPIGMAPGMGLNAFFAFTVVGMMGFTWQQALGAVFISGLIFLFLSATGIRRWLIAGIPSSMRSAIAAGIGLFLAIIALQSSGIVVDSPATLVALGDLTATGTLLTIAGFFVIVALDALKVTGAILIGILVTTLAAIALGVSQFGGVVSMPPSIAPTFLQMDLMGALTFGIVQVVLVMVLVEVFDATGTLIGVAKRAGLLTEGPTHQNPALGRALMADSTAITAGALLGTSSTTAYVESASGVQAGGRTGLTAVVVGVLFLAAMFFAPLAGAVPAYATAPALLYVATLMVRELSEVDWDDVTEAAPAVLTAIAMPFTYSIANGLAFGFISYALIKLLTGRAREVHAATWIIAAMFVAKYTFFGGH, from the coding sequence ATGGACCGTTACTTCAAGCTGTCGGACAAGGGAACCAGCGTCAGGACCGAGGTGATCGCCGGCATCACCACTTTCCTGACGATGGCCTATATCATCTTCGTCAATCCCGACATCCTGGCCACGACCGGCATGGACCGGGACGCGGTCTTCGTGGCCACCTGCCTGGCGGCGGCCCTGGGATCGCTGATCATGGGGCTGTGGGCCAACTGGCCCATCGGCATGGCGCCGGGCATGGGGCTGAACGCCTTCTTCGCCTTCACGGTCGTGGGCATGATGGGCTTCACCTGGCAGCAGGCCCTGGGGGCGGTGTTCATCAGCGGCCTGATCTTCCTGTTCCTGTCGGCCACCGGCATCCGGCGCTGGCTGATCGCGGGCATCCCGTCGTCCATGCGCAGCGCCATCGCGGCGGGGATCGGGCTGTTCCTGGCGATCATCGCGCTGCAATCCTCGGGGATCGTGGTGGACAGCCCGGCCACGCTGGTGGCCTTGGGCGACCTGACGGCGACGGGGACGCTGCTGACCATCGCGGGGTTCTTCGTCATCGTGGCGCTGGACGCGCTGAAGGTGACCGGCGCGATCCTGATCGGCATCCTGGTGACCACGCTGGCCGCCATCGCCCTAGGCGTCAGCCAGTTCGGCGGCGTGGTGTCGATGCCGCCCTCGATCGCGCCCACCTTCCTGCAGATGGACCTGATGGGCGCGCTGACCTTCGGCATCGTGCAGGTCGTGCTGGTGATGGTGCTGGTCGAGGTCTTCGACGCGACCGGCACGCTGATCGGGGTGGCCAAGCGCGCGGGCCTGCTGACCGAGGGGCCGACCCACCAGAACCCCGCCCTGGGCCGCGCGCTGATGGCCGATTCGACGGCGATCACGGCAGGCGCGCTGCTGGGCACCTCGTCCACCACGGCCTATGTCGAAAGCGCCTCGGGCGTGCAGGCGGGGGGCCGGACCGGGCTGACGGCGGTGGTCGTGGGCGTGCTGTTCCTGGCAGCGATGTTCTTTGCGCCGCTGGCGGGCGCGGTCCCGGCCTATGCCACGGCGCCGGCGCTTCTGTATGTCGCCACGCTGATGGTGCGCGAGCTGTCCGAGGTCGATTGGGACGACGTGACCGAGGCCGCGCCCGCGGTCCTGACGGCCATCGCCATGCCCTTCACCTATTCCATCGCCAACGGGCTGGCCTTCGGCTTCATCAGCTATGCGCTGATCAAGCTGCTGACCGGCCGCGCCCGAGAGGTGCATGCCGCGACCTGGATCATCGCGGCGATGTTCGTGGCGAAATACACCTTCTTCGGCGGCCACTAG
- the xdhC gene encoding xanthine dehydrogenase accessory protein XdhC — protein sequence MIRVRVTSARGSTPREAGAEMIVGPDTIQGTIGGGQLEYMAIDRARQMLARGEATARMDIPLGPEIGQCCGGRVILSLDREAPTPPAHPDALIFGAGHVGRALSRALQPLPVNALLIDSRPEELARASGPTRLTPLPEALIRDARPGTFVVILTHDHALDFLLAAEALARRDLAYVGMIGSATKRAQFARFAIARGLDPAPLTCPIGAGFSRDKRPEIIAAFTAAELMACLTLSSSRKYPCNS from the coding sequence ATGATCCGCGTCCGCGTGACCTCGGCGCGCGGCTCGACCCCGCGCGAGGCGGGGGCCGAGATGATCGTGGGCCCGGACACGATCCAGGGCACGATCGGCGGCGGGCAGCTGGAATACATGGCCATCGACCGCGCCCGCCAGATGCTGGCGCGCGGCGAGGCGACGGCCCGCATGGACATCCCCCTCGGCCCCGAGATCGGGCAATGCTGCGGCGGCCGCGTGATCCTGTCGCTGGACCGAGAGGCGCCCACGCCCCCCGCCCATCCCGACGCGCTGATCTTCGGGGCGGGCCATGTCGGCCGGGCCCTGTCGCGCGCGCTGCAGCCGCTGCCCGTCAACGCCCTGCTGATCGACAGCCGCCCCGAGGAGCTGGCGCGGGCCTCGGGGCCCACCCGGCTGACCCCTCTGCCCGAGGCGCTGATCCGCGACGCCCGCCCCGGCACCTTCGTGGTGATCCTGACCCATGATCACGCGCTGGACTTCCTTCTGGCCGCCGAGGCGCTGGCCCGGCGCGACTTGGCCTATGTCGGCATGATCGGCAGCGCCACGAAGCGCGCGCAATTCGCCCGCTTCGCCATTGCGCGCGGCCTCGACCCCGCGCCCCTCACCTGTCCCATCGGCGCGGGTTTCAGTCGCGACAAGCGCCCCGAGATCATCGCCGCCTTCACCGCCGCCGAGCTGATGGCGTGCCTCACCCTCTCTTCTTCACGAAAATATCCATGCAACAGCTGA
- the xdhB gene encoding xanthine dehydrogenase molybdopterin binding subunit, translating into MKDDRTAIRGLAHQDQAHDSAIKHVTGRADYTDDLTEPTGTIHAYLGLSSCAHGRITGSDFSDVLAQPGVLGVLTAADLPGVNDVSPNGKNDDPIFAEGVVQFWGQPVFAVVAETRDQARRAAHRARITYDPLPHALDPIAARDAGMGYVTDPLTLRRGDAPAALARAPHRIEGRFAIGGQDHFYLEGQIALAIPGEDDDVALHVSTQHPSEVQHMVAHVLNVSSHSVVVNVRRMGGGFGGKETQMNLFACVAAVAAKRWNRAVKIRPDRDDDMIATGKRHDFVVDYAVGFDDQGRIQAVEGDWYARCGFSADLSGPVTDRALFHADNAYFYPDVRISSHPLKTNTVSNTAFRGFGGPQGVIVAERMIEEIAYALGLDPLEVRKRNLYQNGQLTPYHQEVTDQILPRIFDELEASSDYHARRQAVLDWNAKGGVIRKGISLVPVKFGISFTATWFNQAGALIHIYSDGSIHLNHGGTEMGQGLNTKVAQVVAEAFQCDIARIKITKTTTEKVPNTSATAASSGTDLNGMAALDAADQIKARLVGFVAERWQVAPGDVAFLPGQIRAGDHLIPFTEVIRAAYMARIHLSAAGFYKTPKIHWDRATGKGRPFYYYAYGAAVSEVSVDTLTGEYVIDRTDVLHDVGRSLNPALDRGQVEGAFVQGAGWLTIEELWWSEQGQLKTHAPSTYKVPLASDRPRIFNVALADWSEASERTIKRSKAVGEPPFMLGISVFEAINMAVASVAGYREPARLDAPATPERVLMAVERLRG; encoded by the coding sequence ATGAAGGACGACAGGACCGCCATCCGGGGACTGGCCCATCAGGATCAGGCCCATGACAGCGCCATCAAGCATGTGACCGGCCGCGCCGACTATACCGACGACCTGACCGAGCCGACGGGCACCATCCATGCCTATCTGGGCCTGTCGAGCTGCGCGCATGGGCGGATCACGGGCAGCGATTTCTCGGACGTGCTGGCGCAGCCCGGGGTGCTGGGCGTGCTGACCGCCGCCGATCTGCCCGGCGTCAACGACGTCTCGCCCAACGGCAAGAACGACGACCCGATCTTTGCCGAAGGCGTGGTGCAGTTCTGGGGCCAGCCGGTCTTTGCCGTAGTGGCCGAGACGCGCGACCAGGCCCGCCGTGCCGCCCACAGGGCGCGCATCACCTATGACCCGCTGCCCCATGCGCTGGACCCGATCGCGGCGCGCGATGCGGGCATGGGCTATGTCACCGACCCCCTGACCCTGCGCCGCGGCGACGCGCCCGCAGCCCTGGCCCGCGCCCCGCATCGGATCGAGGGCCGCTTCGCCATCGGCGGGCAGGATCACTTCTATCTGGAGGGCCAGATCGCGCTGGCCATCCCGGGCGAGGATGACGATGTCGCGCTGCATGTCTCGACCCAGCACCCGTCCGAGGTGCAGCACATGGTGGCCCATGTCCTGAACGTGTCCAGCCATTCGGTCGTGGTGAACGTGCGCCGCATGGGCGGGGGGTTCGGCGGCAAGGAAACGCAGATGAACCTGTTCGCCTGCGTGGCGGCGGTGGCGGCCAAGCGCTGGAACCGCGCCGTCAAGATCCGCCCCGACCGCGACGACGACATGATCGCCACCGGCAAGCGCCACGATTTCGTGGTCGATTACGCGGTGGGCTTCGACGATCAGGGCCGCATCCAGGCGGTGGAGGGCGACTGGTACGCCCGCTGCGGCTTTTCCGCCGACCTGTCGGGCCCGGTCACCGACCGCGCGCTGTTTCATGCCGACAACGCCTATTTCTATCCCGACGTCCGCATCAGCAGCCACCCGCTGAAGACCAACACCGTCAGCAACACCGCCTTCCGCGGCTTCGGCGGCCCGCAGGGCGTGATCGTGGCCGAGCGCATGATCGAGGAGATCGCCTACGCCCTGGGTCTGGACCCGCTGGAGGTGCGCAAGCGCAACCTCTATCAGAACGGCCAGCTGACCCCCTATCATCAGGAGGTCACCGACCAGATCCTGCCCCGCATCTTCGACGAGCTTGAGGCCAGCAGCGACTATCACGCCCGCCGGCAGGCCGTGCTGGACTGGAACGCGAAAGGCGGCGTGATCCGCAAGGGCATCTCGCTGGTGCCGGTCAAGTTCGGGATCAGCTTCACCGCGACCTGGTTCAACCAGGCGGGCGCGCTGATCCACATCTATAGCGACGGCTCGATCCACCTGAACCATGGCGGGACCGAGATGGGGCAGGGGCTGAACACCAAGGTGGCCCAGGTGGTGGCAGAGGCGTTCCAATGCGACATCGCCCGCATCAAGATCACCAAGACCACGACCGAGAAGGTCCCCAACACCTCGGCCACCGCGGCCTCCTCGGGCACCGACCTCAATGGCATGGCGGCGCTGGACGCGGCGGACCAGATCAAGGCGCGGCTGGTGGGGTTCGTGGCCGAACGGTGGCAGGTCGCGCCCGGGGACGTGGCCTTCCTGCCCGGCCAGATCCGGGCGGGCGACCACCTGATCCCCTTCACCGAGGTCATCCGGGCCGCCTACATGGCACGCATCCACCTGTCGGCGGCGGGCTTCTACAAGACGCCCAAGATCCACTGGGACCGCGCGACCGGCAAGGGGCGGCCCTTCTACTACTACGCCTACGGCGCGGCGGTGTCCGAGGTCTCGGTCGACACGCTGACCGGCGAATACGTGATCGACCGGACGGATGTGCTCCATGACGTGGGCCGGTCGCTGAACCCGGCGCTGGACAGGGGGCAGGTCGAGGGCGCCTTCGTGCAGGGCGCGGGCTGGCTGACCATCGAGGAGCTGTGGTGGTCCGAGCAGGGGCAGCTCAAGACCCATGCCCCCTCGACCTACAAGGTGCCTCTGGCCAGCGACCGCCCGCGCATCTTCAACGTGGCGCTGGCCGACTGGTCCGAGGCCTCAGAGCGCACGATCAAGCGCTCCAAGGCCGTCGGAGAGCCGCCTTTCATGCTGGGCATCAGCGTCTTCGAGGCGATCAACATGGCCGTGGCCTCGGTCGCGGGCTACCGCGAACCCGCGCGGCTGGACGCGCCCGCCACGCCCGAGCGGGTGCTGATGGCGGTCGAGCGGCTGCGCGGATGA
- the bhcR gene encoding HTH-type transcriptional regulator BhcR: MADPIRRRGRPPKAQVPLPGTVQALDRALDLLDLLAARPGLTLSEVAEHAAQPPSTVHRVLHTLATRGMVESDPATQAWNIGPQAFRLGSAFMRRSGIVERARPILRALMEHTGETANLGILQGDAVLFLSQVETTETIRAFFPPGTRSPLHASGIGKALLAFGAAGGATGPLQGAAPLARFTDNTLTDRQALQADLARIRHRGFSFDDEERTRGMRCIAAPVFDLSGEAVAGVSVSGPAHRIAAEHVKTLGAVVAAAAASLTEAMGGQTP, translated from the coding sequence ATGGCCGATCCGATCCGCCGCCGGGGCCGCCCGCCCAAGGCGCAGGTTCCCCTGCCCGGCACCGTGCAGGCGCTGGACCGCGCGCTGGACCTGCTGGACCTGCTGGCCGCCCGTCCCGGCCTGACGCTCTCCGAGGTGGCCGAACATGCGGCCCAGCCCCCCTCGACCGTGCACCGCGTCCTGCACACGCTGGCCACGCGCGGCATGGTGGAAAGCGATCCCGCGACCCAGGCCTGGAATATCGGCCCGCAGGCCTTCCGGTTGGGGTCGGCCTTCATGCGCCGCTCGGGGATCGTGGAGCGCGCCCGCCCGATCCTGCGCGCACTGATGGAACATACCGGAGAGACGGCAAACCTCGGCATCCTGCAAGGCGACGCCGTGCTGTTTTTGAGCCAGGTCGAGACGACCGAGACGATCCGCGCCTTCTTTCCGCCGGGCACCCGCTCGCCGCTGCATGCCTCGGGGATCGGCAAGGCGCTCTTGGCTTTCGGAGCGGCGGGCGGCGCCACGGGTCCGCTGCAGGGCGCGGCGCCGCTGGCGCGCTTCACCGACAACACCCTGACCGACCGCCAGGCGCTGCAGGCGGATCTGGCGCGCATCCGCCATCGCGGATTCTCCTTCGACGACGAGGAGCGCACGCGCGGCATGCGCTGCATCGCGGCCCCGGTCTTCGACCTGTCGGGCGAGGCGGTGGCCGGGGTCTCGGTCAGCGGCCCCGCGCACCGGATCGCGGCCGAGCACGTGAAGACCCTGGGCGCGGTGGTGGCCGCCGCCGCCGCCAGCCTGACCGAGGCGATGGGCGGCCAGACGCCCTGA